The following proteins are co-located in the Flammeovirga kamogawensis genome:
- the glgX gene encoding glycogen debranching protein GlgX: protein MSVKYSKGNSYPLGATVTNEGTNFCIYSKGATVIELLLFTDKDSPRPFQVIRLNPDTNKTFYYWHVFVEGVGHGQVYGYRAFGDFIPEKGHWFDGSKVLVDPYAKAVCMNDKYSRKAAMRPGDNCIHALKSIVIDDSKYDWEGDKPLSRPYSKTIIYEMHVAGFTKDPSSGLDQNKRGTYKGLIDKIPYLQELGITAVELLPIYQFDPHDAPKNRINYWGYSPVNFFAPHNAYAMDKNDPTSPVNEFKDMVKALHKAGIEVILDVVYNHTTEVGPKEGPTINFKGLDATTYYITDKENNNEFLDFSGCGNSFNANHSVVRRMIMDSLRYWVSEMHVDGFRFDLASVLSRDEYGNPSENPPILWEIESEPILAGTKMIAEAWDAAGLYQVGSFVGDRWSEWNGVYRDVLRRFVKGDNDLVGAFAGCVEGSHHIFKEQEDRDPNRSINFITCHDGFTMNDLVSYNEKHNLANGEHNNDGSNDNFSWNHGNEGFAENGEVDNLRQRQMKNFFTLLLLSQGTPMILMGDEVRKTQHGNNNAYCQDNELSWFNWNDPEQNSEMLRFTKLLIQFNLKHEVFQTERFWSSKARARRPIITWHGVEFDYPDWKGNSHAIAYMLTSPNTGEQLFIMVNAFWEKLEFEVPEPTIDAKHTQWKAIIDTGKPSPYDICSEEKAPIIVPGVYGLEARSVVVLQSV, encoded by the coding sequence ATGAGTGTGAAATATTCCAAAGGTAACAGTTACCCATTAGGAGCTACAGTTACTAATGAAGGAACCAATTTTTGTATCTACTCTAAGGGTGCTACAGTTATTGAACTACTACTATTTACAGACAAAGATAGTCCAAGACCTTTTCAGGTTATTAGATTAAATCCAGATACCAACAAAACATTCTATTACTGGCATGTATTTGTTGAAGGTGTTGGACACGGACAAGTATATGGATACCGTGCTTTTGGAGATTTCATACCAGAAAAAGGACATTGGTTTGACGGTAGTAAGGTTTTAGTAGACCCTTATGCAAAAGCCGTTTGCATGAATGATAAGTACTCTAGAAAAGCTGCAATGCGCCCTGGAGATAACTGTATTCATGCCTTAAAAAGTATTGTTATAGATGATAGTAAATATGATTGGGAAGGTGATAAACCGCTTTCAAGACCGTATTCTAAAACTATTATCTATGAAATGCATGTTGCAGGTTTTACTAAAGACCCTTCATCTGGATTAGATCAGAATAAAAGAGGTACTTATAAAGGACTAATTGATAAAATTCCTTACCTACAAGAATTAGGTATAACAGCTGTTGAGCTTTTACCTATCTATCAATTTGATCCGCATGATGCGCCAAAAAATAGAATTAACTATTGGGGATATAGCCCAGTAAATTTCTTTGCTCCGCACAATGCCTATGCAATGGATAAAAATGATCCTACAAGCCCAGTAAATGAGTTTAAGGATATGGTAAAAGCATTGCATAAAGCTGGTATCGAAGTAATTTTAGATGTTGTTTACAATCATACCACAGAGGTAGGCCCAAAAGAAGGACCAACAATTAATTTTAAAGGCCTTGATGCAACAACCTACTATATTACTGATAAGGAAAATAATAATGAATTTTTAGATTTCTCTGGTTGCGGTAATTCATTTAATGCCAATCATTCTGTTGTTAGAAGAATGATTATGGACTCATTACGTTACTGGGTATCTGAAATGCACGTTGATGGATTCCGTTTCGACTTAGCGTCAGTACTTTCTAGAGATGAATATGGTAACCCTTCTGAAAATCCTCCAATTTTATGGGAGATTGAGTCTGAACCAATTCTTGCAGGAACAAAAATGATAGCTGAAGCTTGGGATGCCGCAGGATTATACCAAGTAGGTTCTTTTGTTGGTGACAGATGGAGTGAATGGAACGGTGTGTACCGTGATGTACTCAGAAGGTTTGTAAAAGGAGACAATGACCTTGTTGGTGCTTTTGCAGGCTGTGTAGAAGGATCACATCATATTTTTAAAGAACAAGAAGATAGAGACCCAAACAGAAGTATAAACTTTATTACTTGTCATGATGGTTTTACTATGAACGATTTAGTTTCTTATAATGAGAAACATAATCTTGCTAATGGCGAACATAATAATGATGGTAGTAATGATAACTTTAGTTGGAACCATGGTAATGAAGGTTTTGCTGAAAACGGGGAAGTAGACAATCTGAGACAACGTCAAATGAAAAACTTCTTCACTTTATTATTACTATCACAAGGTACGCCTATGATATTAATGGGTGATGAAGTTCGTAAAACACAACATGGTAATAACAATGCGTATTGTCAGGATAATGAACTGAGTTGGTTTAATTGGAACGATCCAGAACAGAATAGTGAAATGCTTCGTTTTACAAAGCTCCTTATCCAATTCAACTTAAAGCATGAAGTATTCCAAACTGAGCGTTTCTGGAGTTCTAAAGCTAGAGCAAGAAGACCAATTATTACATGGCATGGTGTAGAATTTGATTATCCTGATTGGAAAGGAAATTCTCATGCAATTGCCTATATGCTTACTTCTCCTAATACTGGAGAGCAGCTTTTTATAATGGTCAATGCATTTTGGGAAAAACTAGAATTTGAAGTTCCAGAACCTACGATAGATGCTAAACATACACAATGGAAAGCAATTATTGATACTGGTAAACCTTCACCTTATGATATTTGTAGCGAAGAAAAAGCTCCTATTATAGTACCAGGTGTATATGGGTTAGAAGCTAGATCGGTAGTTGTCTTACAATCTGTATAA
- a CDS encoding endonuclease V encodes MREDRDLEQEVLAKKVIIHSDNDAPLKLGANDAVCSMDVAYTEDCAFVSCDIINGKTGEWVNTFVTVHELPTTPYESGYFAYYEGPLLVACLQYLNKKIKLKPSLVIVDGHGLAHPRKFGIACWLGLQINIPTIGCAKKPLVSYVGDLGGAKGSISPMLLDDEVVGVAFRSNKNVKPIFISPGHLISLDSTIYLIKKFHGDYRIFEPIRRADQAVRKASKGEDGEFELIS; translated from the coding sequence ATGAGAGAGGATAGAGACCTAGAACAAGAGGTATTAGCTAAAAAAGTAATTATTCATTCAGATAATGATGCTCCTTTAAAGTTAGGAGCTAACGATGCTGTTTGTAGTATGGATGTAGCTTATACCGAAGATTGTGCATTTGTATCTTGTGATATTATAAATGGAAAAACAGGTGAATGGGTAAATACTTTTGTAACCGTTCATGAGTTACCAACAACACCTTATGAATCTGGCTATTTTGCCTATTATGAAGGACCTCTTTTAGTTGCCTGTCTACAATATTTAAATAAGAAAATAAAATTAAAGCCATCATTAGTTATAGTTGATGGTCATGGTTTGGCTCATCCTAGAAAATTTGGAATAGCATGTTGGCTTGGTTTACAAATTAATATTCCGACAATTGGATGTGCTAAAAAGCCATTAGTTTCTTATGTAGGTGATTTAGGAGGTGCTAAAGGAAGTATATCTCCAATGCTTTTAGATGATGAGGTTGTAGGAGTTGCCTTTAGAAGTAATAAAAATGTAAAACCAATTTTTATCAGTCCTGGCCATTTGATTAGTTTAGATTCTACGATCTATTTAATTAAGAAATTTCACGGGGATTATAGGATTTTTGAACCGATACGAAGAGCAGACCAAGCTGTAAGAAAAGCATCTAAAGGTGAAGATGGTGAATTTGAGCTAATTAGTTGA